The following are encoded in a window of Variovorax paradoxus genomic DNA:
- the uvrA gene encoding excinuclease ABC subunit UvrA, translated as MTQGSIRIRGARQHNLQNLDLDIRTGEMTVVTGPSGSGKSSLVFDTLYAEGQRRYVETFSAYARQFLDRMDKPAVDKVEGVPPAIAIDQTNPVRSSRSTVGTMTELNDHLKLLYARAAQLFDRETALPVRHDSPDSIYAQIAERAAAAGDPRIVITFPVELPAGTSAEEVTQWLSASGFTRVQAEREVATPTGPRKVLDVVADRFRISSAERARVVEAIEVALKRGSGRVTVHATGADENAPTDVWKFSTGLHCPESDIRYTDPIPSMFSFNSAVGACDTCRGFGRVIGVDLGLVIPNDKLTLRAGAIKTIQTPAWKEAQDDLMRHAEAAGIPRDTPWNKLTEEQKHWVIEGTPNYKDGNWNKQWYGVRRFFGYLESKAYKMHIRVLLSKYRSYTPCPVCSGARLKLDSLIWRIGSKEDADAVLPPEKRFMPTGVKWTRAQLEALPGLCLHDLMLLPIERLRRFFDRMGLAPSPLGRAGWGHAASAKAVAVVEAESPHPNLPPAGEGARQGEAQALKLLHEEITTRLRYLHDVGIGYLTLDRQSRTLSGGEVQRINLTTALGTSLVNTLFVLDEPSIGLHPRDMNRITEAMLRLRDAGNTLVVVEHDPAVMLAADRVIDMGPGPGVRGGQIVFDGTTDMLRDADTLTGQYLGGRKKIGMGFKRLVSENTHRLILEGVREHNLKNITVDFPLARLVCVTGVSGSGKSTLIQDVLAPALMRHFGKATETPGAHDRMLGADHLGDVVFVDQSPIGKTARSNPASYVGAWDAIREIFATAALSRQRGYTASKFSFNSGDGRCPTCGGSGFEHVEMQFLSDVYLRCPDCDGKRYRPEILEVKIERKGRGYNVADILELTVAEAAALFDTDRDVLRVLQPIVDVGLDYVKLGQPVPTLSGGEAQRLKLAGFLAEAAKSATASRQMVARKGTLFLFDEPTTGLHFDDIARLMRALRKLLDAGHSLIVIEHNLDVIRASDWLIDLGPEGGEGGGEVVAEGTPEQLRENRASLTGAALADYELAVGPGAYKVAERAARRYIANAKTAPGSNAIEIVNAREHNLKNLSVDIPRGKFSVVTGVSGSGKSTLAFDILFNEGQRRYLESLNAYARSIVQPAGRPEVDAVYGIPPTVAIEQRLSRGGRKSTVGTTTEVWHFLRLLYVKLGIQHCVHDGAAVQPQTPDSIAAQLMRNFKGQHIGLLAPLVSNRKGVYTELADWARPRGFTHLRVDGDFLPTTGFPRIDRFKEHSIELPVASLDVLPSQENELRAALTRALEHGKGVVHVLSELDGLRAAMMAGVSAAGIGRVHVFSTLRACPVCSTSYAELDPRLFSYNSKHGWCPDCVGTGVKLSKDQRKVFDDSIRDDDNKGREQTFAEPEVEDLADVACPTCEGTRLNATARAVGFGTAADGSGGIGITQLARMSVTEVRQWFEGLVLNGREAEIARDLVPEIKSRLEFLEEVGLGYLTLDRGAPTLSGGEAQRIRLAAQLGSNLQGVCYVLDEPTIGLHARDNQILLNALHKLGEKGNTLVVVEHDEDTIRRADHIIDIGPSAGKRGGRLVAEGTVADIEKAGDSQTGRYLRDAIKHPLQARRLIPSPDPKAEDSGNWLTVHGADLHNLQDVTATLPLHRLVVVTGVSGSGKSTLARDVLLASVQGIVVQRMTKAGRDADAAGKRPAWVGCRGVDGYAVIDRVLEVDQTPIGKTPRSCPATYIGFWDTIRKLFADTLEARARGYGPARFSFNTGEGRCPGCDGAGVRTIEMSFLPDVKVPCEVCHGARFNPETLAVSWRGKSIGDVLKMEVDEAVEFFASMPNIAHPLQLLKDVGLGYLTLGQPSPTLSGGEAQRIKLVTELSKVRDDITRRGQKPPHTLYVLDEPTVGLHMADVEKLIHVLHRLVNGGHSVVVIEHDLDVIAEADWIIDLGPEGGNAGGRIVAAAPPEEVVRLGTHTGVALKAVLAR; from the coding sequence ATGACACAGGGCTCCATCCGGATTCGCGGCGCGCGCCAGCACAACCTCCAGAACCTCGACCTCGACATCCGCACCGGCGAGATGACCGTGGTCACCGGGCCGAGCGGCTCGGGCAAGTCGAGCCTGGTGTTCGACACCCTCTACGCCGAAGGCCAGCGCCGCTACGTGGAGACCTTTTCCGCCTACGCGCGCCAGTTCCTGGACCGCATGGACAAGCCCGCCGTCGACAAGGTGGAGGGCGTGCCGCCCGCCATCGCCATCGACCAGACCAACCCGGTGCGCTCCTCGCGCTCCACGGTCGGCACGATGACCGAGCTCAACGACCACCTGAAGCTGCTCTACGCGCGCGCAGCCCAGCTGTTCGACCGCGAGACCGCGCTGCCGGTGCGCCACGACTCGCCCGACAGCATCTATGCGCAGATCGCCGAGCGGGCGGCTGCCGCGGGCGATCCGCGCATCGTCATCACTTTTCCGGTCGAGCTGCCGGCCGGCACCTCGGCCGAAGAAGTGACGCAGTGGCTGTCGGCCAGCGGCTTCACGCGCGTGCAGGCCGAGCGCGAGGTGGCCACGCCCACCGGCCCGCGCAAGGTGCTCGACGTGGTGGCCGACCGCTTCCGCATCTCGAGCGCCGAGCGCGCGCGCGTGGTCGAGGCGATCGAGGTGGCGCTCAAGCGCGGCAGCGGCCGGGTCACCGTGCACGCCACGGGCGCCGATGAAAACGCACCCACCGACGTGTGGAAGTTCTCCACCGGCCTGCATTGCCCCGAAAGCGACATCCGCTACACCGACCCGATCCCGTCGATGTTCTCGTTCAACTCGGCCGTCGGCGCCTGCGACACCTGCCGCGGCTTCGGCCGCGTGATCGGCGTCGATCTGGGGCTCGTGATCCCGAACGACAAGCTCACGCTGCGCGCCGGCGCCATCAAGACCATCCAGACGCCCGCGTGGAAAGAGGCGCAGGACGACCTCATGCGCCACGCCGAGGCGGCCGGCATTCCGCGCGACACGCCGTGGAACAAGCTCACCGAGGAGCAGAAGCACTGGGTGATCGAGGGCACGCCCAACTACAAGGACGGCAACTGGAACAAGCAGTGGTACGGCGTGCGCCGCTTCTTCGGTTACCTGGAGAGCAAGGCCTACAAGATGCACATCCGCGTGCTCTTGTCGAAGTACCGCAGCTACACGCCGTGCCCCGTCTGCAGCGGCGCGCGCCTGAAGCTCGACAGCCTGATCTGGCGCATCGGCAGCAAGGAAGACGCGGATGCGGTGCTGCCGCCCGAGAAGCGGTTCATGCCGACGGGGGTGAAGTGGACGCGGGCGCAGCTGGAGGCGCTGCCGGGGTTGTGCCTGCATGACCTGATGCTGTTGCCGATCGAGCGGCTGCGGCGGTTCTTTGACCGCATGGGTCTGGCTCCCTCCCCGCTGGGGAGGGCAGGGTGGGGGCACGCGGCCTCTGCAAAGGCTGTGGCGGTGGTGGAGGCCGAGAGCCCCCATCCCAACCTTCCCCCAGCGGGGGAAGGCGCAAGACAGGGCGAAGCCCAGGCCCTCAAGCTCCTCCACGAAGAAATCACCACCCGCCTGCGCTACCTGCACGACGTCGGCATCGGCTACCTCACGCTCGACCGCCAGAGCCGCACGCTCAGCGGCGGCGAGGTGCAACGCATCAACCTCACGACCGCGCTCGGCACCTCGCTGGTGAACACGCTGTTCGTGCTCGACGAGCCCAGCATCGGCCTGCACCCGCGCGACATGAACCGCATCACCGAGGCCATGCTGCGCCTGCGCGATGCGGGCAACACGCTGGTGGTGGTCGAGCACGACCCGGCCGTGATGCTCGCCGCCGACCGCGTGATCGACATGGGCCCCGGCCCCGGCGTGCGCGGCGGGCAGATCGTGTTCGACGGCACCACCGACATGCTGCGCGATGCCGACACGCTCACCGGCCAGTACCTGGGCGGGCGCAAGAAGATCGGCATGGGCTTCAAGCGGCTCGTGAGCGAGAACACGCACCGGCTCATTCTCGAAGGCGTGCGCGAGCACAACCTGAAGAACATCACGGTCGACTTTCCGCTCGCGCGCCTCGTGTGCGTGACCGGCGTGAGCGGCTCGGGCAAGTCGACGCTGATCCAGGACGTGCTGGCGCCCGCGCTCATGCGCCACTTCGGCAAGGCCACCGAAACGCCGGGCGCGCACGACCGCATGCTCGGCGCCGATCATCTGGGCGACGTGGTGTTCGTCGACCAGTCGCCCATCGGCAAGACCGCGCGCTCCAACCCCGCGAGCTACGTGGGCGCGTGGGACGCCATCCGCGAGATCTTCGCCACCGCGGCGCTGTCGCGCCAGCGCGGCTACACCGCGAGCAAGTTCAGCTTCAACTCGGGCGACGGTCGCTGCCCGACCTGCGGCGGCTCGGGCTTCGAGCACGTCGAGATGCAGTTCCTGTCGGACGTGTACCTGCGCTGCCCCGACTGCGACGGCAAGCGCTACCGGCCCGAGATTCTCGAAGTGAAGATCGAGCGCAAGGGCCGTGGCTACAACGTGGCCGATATTTTGGAACTCACCGTGGCCGAGGCCGCGGCGCTGTTCGACACCGACCGCGACGTGCTGCGCGTGCTGCAACCCATCGTCGACGTGGGCCTGGACTACGTGAAGCTCGGCCAGCCCGTGCCCACGCTGTCGGGCGGCGAGGCGCAGCGCCTGAAGCTTGCGGGCTTCCTGGCCGAGGCCGCCAAGAGCGCGACCGCGAGCCGCCAGATGGTGGCGCGCAAGGGCACGCTGTTCCTGTTCGACGAGCCGACCACCGGCCTGCACTTCGACGACATCGCGCGGCTCATGCGCGCGCTGCGCAAGCTGCTCGACGCGGGCCATTCGCTCATCGTCATCGAGCACAACCTCGACGTGATCCGCGCCAGCGACTGGCTCATCGACCTCGGCCCCGAAGGCGGCGAGGGCGGCGGCGAGGTGGTGGCCGAGGGCACGCCCGAGCAGCTGCGCGAGAACCGCGCCTCGCTCACCGGCGCGGCGCTGGCCGACTACGAACTCGCCGTCGGCCCCGGCGCCTACAAGGTGGCCGAACGCGCCGCACGGCGCTACATCGCCAACGCGAAGACAGCGCCGGGCAGCAACGCCATCGAGATCGTCAACGCGCGCGAGCACAACCTGAAGAACCTCAGCGTCGACATTCCGCGCGGCAAGTTCAGCGTGGTGACGGGCGTGAGCGGCTCGGGCAAGTCGACGCTCGCGTTCGACATTCTTTTCAACGAAGGCCAGCGCCGGTATCTCGAATCGCTCAACGCCTATGCGCGCAGCATCGTGCAGCCCGCGGGCCGGCCCGAGGTCGATGCCGTGTACGGCATTCCGCCGACCGTGGCCATCGAGCAGCGCCTGTCGCGCGGCGGTCGCAAGAGCACGGTGGGCACCACCACCGAGGTGTGGCACTTTTTGCGCCTGCTGTACGTGAAGCTGGGCATCCAGCACTGCGTGCACGACGGCGCGGCCGTGCAGCCGCAGACGCCCGACAGCATCGCCGCGCAGCTCATGCGCAACTTCAAGGGCCAGCACATCGGCCTGCTCGCGCCGCTGGTGAGCAACCGCAAGGGCGTGTACACCGAGCTGGCCGACTGGGCGCGCCCGCGCGGCTTCACGCACCTGCGCGTGGACGGCGACTTTCTGCCGACCACGGGCTTTCCGCGCATCGACCGCTTCAAGGAACACAGCATCGAACTGCCCGTGGCCAGCCTCGACGTGCTGCCCTCGCAGGAGAACGAGCTGCGCGCGGCGCTCACCCGCGCGCTCGAGCATGGCAAGGGCGTCGTGCATGTGCTGAGCGAACTCGACGGCCTGCGCGCCGCGATGATGGCCGGCGTGTCCGCCGCGGGCATCGGCCGCGTGCACGTGTTCTCCACGCTGCGCGCCTGCCCGGTGTGCAGCACCAGCTATGCCGAACTCGATCCGCGCCTGTTCAGCTACAACAGCAAGCACGGCTGGTGCCCCGACTGCGTGGGCACGGGCGTGAAGCTCAGCAAGGACCAGCGCAAGGTCTTCGACGATTCGATCCGCGACGACGACAACAAGGGCCGCGAACAGACCTTCGCCGAGCCCGAGGTGGAAGACCTCGCCGACGTGGCGTGCCCGACCTGCGAAGGCACGCGCCTGAACGCCACCGCGCGCGCCGTGGGCTTCGGCACCGCGGCCGACGGCTCGGGCGGCATCGGCATCACGCAGCTGGCGCGCATGAGCGTGACCGAGGTGCGCCAGTGGTTCGAAGGGCTGGTGCTCAACGGCCGCGAAGCCGAGATCGCGCGCGACCTCGTGCCCGAGATCAAGAGCCGCCTCGAATTCCTCGAAGAGGTGGGCCTGGGTTACCTCACGCTCGACCGGGGCGCGCCCACGCTCTCGGGCGGCGAGGCGCAGCGCATCCGCCTCGCGGCGCAGCTGGGCAGCAACCTGCAAGGCGTGTGCTACGTGCTCGACGAGCCGACCATCGGCCTGCATGCGCGCGACAACCAGATCTTGCTGAACGCGCTGCACAAGCTCGGCGAAAAGGGCAACACGCTGGTGGTGGTGGAGCACGACGAAGACACCATCCGCCGCGCCGACCACATCATCGACATCGGCCCCAGCGCCGGCAAGCGCGGCGGCCGCCTCGTGGCCGAAGGCACGGTGGCCGACATCGAGAAGGCGGGCGATTCGCAGACCGGCCGCTACCTGCGCGATGCCATCAAGCACCCGCTGCAGGCGCGCCGCCTGATTCCCTCGCCCGATCCGAAGGCGGAAGACAGCGGCAACTGGCTCACCGTGCACGGCGCCGACCTGCACAACCTGCAGGACGTGACCGCCACGCTGCCGCTGCACCGCCTCGTGGTGGTCACCGGTGTCAGCGGCTCGGGCAAATCGACGCTCGCGCGCGACGTGCTGCTGGCCAGCGTGCAGGGCATCGTCGTGCAGCGCATGACCAAGGCCGGCCGCGACGCCGATGCCGCGGGCAAGCGCCCGGCGTGGGTCGGCTGCCGGGGCGTCGACGGCTACGCGGTCATCGACCGTGTGCTCGAGGTCGACCAGACGCCCATCGGCAAGACGCCGCGCAGCTGCCCCGCCACCTACATCGGCTTCTGGGACACCATCCGCAAGCTCTTTGCCGACACGCTCGAAGCCAGGGCGCGCGGCTACGGCCCGGCGCGCTTCAGCTTCAACACCGGCGAAGGCCGTTGCCCGGGCTGCGACGGCGCCGGCGTGCGCACCATCGAGATGAGCTTCCTGCCCGACGTGAAGGTGCCCTGCGAGGTCTGCCACGGCGCGCGCTTCAACCCCGAGACGCTGGCCGTGAGCTGGCGCGGCAAGAGCATCGGCGACGTGCTGAAGATGGAGGTCGACGAGGCGGTCGAGTTCTTCGCCAGCATGCCCAACATCGCGCATCCGCTGCAGTTGCTGAAGGACGTGGGCCTGGGCTACCTCACGCTGGGGCAGCCGTCGCCCACGCTGTCGGGCGGCGAGGCGCAGCGCATCAAGCTGGTGACCGAACTCAGCAAGGTGCGCGACGACATCACTCGCCGCGGCCAGAAACCGCCGCACACGCTGTACGTGCTCGACGAGCCGACCGTGGGCCTGCACATGGCCGACGTCGAGAAGCTGATCCACGTGCTGCACCGGCTGGTGAACGGCGGCCACAGCGTGGTGGTGATCGAGCACGACCTCGACGTGATCGCCGAAGCCGACTGGATCATCGACCTCGGTCCCGAGGGCGGAAACGCCGGCGGGCGCATCGTCGCGGCGGCGCCGCCGGAGGAGGTGGTGCGATTGGGTACGCACACTGGCGTAGCTCTTAAGGCTGTGTTGGCACGTTGA
- a CDS encoding tripartite tricarboxylate transporter substrate binding protein has translation MLRRSSLLCAATLAACGLVSPLAAFAQQAFPAKPIKLVIAFPAGGPTDITMRQLADNASKILGQPVIVDNKPGAGGTLPAQALQTAQPDGYTVAQIPLGVFRLGYTTKINWDPLKDITYVLNVTGYAFGIVVPADSPFKTWADFVAYAKANPGKLTYGSTGNLTSPHLTTEIIAQKAGITLQHVPYKGSADLMLAVVSGQLMAAADSTGFAPQVEAGKLRVLNTWGDKRLAKFPDAPTLKELGYDVVQNSPFGIGAPKGTPPEVVKKLHDAFKQAMEEPSYVASLGRYDMLPNYMSSATYTKFAQDTVVREKVIIDKLGLAKEK, from the coding sequence ATGCTCCGCCGATCTTCGCTCCTCTGTGCCGCCACGCTTGCCGCGTGCGGCCTCGTCTCCCCGCTGGCGGCCTTTGCGCAGCAGGCCTTTCCCGCCAAGCCCATCAAGCTGGTCATCGCCTTTCCTGCCGGCGGCCCGACCGACATCACCATGCGCCAGCTGGCCGACAACGCCAGCAAGATCCTGGGCCAGCCCGTGATCGTCGACAACAAGCCCGGCGCCGGCGGCACGCTGCCCGCGCAGGCGCTGCAGACCGCGCAGCCCGACGGCTACACCGTCGCGCAGATTCCGCTGGGCGTGTTCCGCCTGGGCTACACCACCAAGATCAACTGGGACCCGCTCAAGGACATCACGTACGTGCTGAACGTCACCGGCTATGCCTTCGGCATCGTCGTGCCGGCCGACAGCCCCTTCAAGACCTGGGCCGACTTCGTCGCCTATGCCAAGGCCAACCCCGGCAAGCTCACCTACGGCTCGACCGGCAACCTGACCAGCCCGCACCTCACGACCGAGATCATTGCGCAGAAGGCCGGCATCACGCTGCAGCACGTGCCCTACAAGGGCAGCGCCGACCTGATGCTGGCCGTGGTCAGCGGCCAGCTCATGGCCGCGGCCGACAGCACCGGCTTCGCGCCGCAGGTCGAGGCCGGCAAGCTGCGCGTGCTCAACACCTGGGGCGACAAGCGCCTGGCCAAGTTCCCCGACGCGCCCACGCTCAAAGAGCTGGGCTACGACGTGGTGCAGAACTCGCCCTTCGGCATCGGCGCGCCCAAGGGCACGCCGCCCGAGGTCGTGAAGAAGCTGCACGACGCCTTCAAGCAGGCGATGGAAGAACCGAGCTACGTCGCGTCGCTCGGCCGCTACGACATGCTGCCCAACTACATGAGCTCGGCCACGTACACCAAGTTCGCGCAGGACACGGTAGTGCGCGAGAAGGTGATCATCGACAAGCTGGGGTTGGCGAAGGAGAAGTGA
- a CDS encoding porin gives MKKSLLVLAAIAACGAASAQSTVTLFGVVDAAYRNVANKSVSTNPFGPAYSVKASRTELANSGLSSSRLGFRGVEDLGGGLSASFWLEAPITNDDGATGVSSFTRRSTVSLAGSFGELRLGRDKTATVMNEEQFDPFGDTGIGGSLIIDANEASLSGSGYGSNSTYKRASNMVQYFLPRLGGLYGNVAYGLAEQTRLSPDTAASTNTGRHIGGRLGYTTGPFDIAASYAQNDTSFTTGSGAAAVARPGKIKTFNLGATYDFGVAKLFGEVSRSKDERNALNIFSTGQDVDLTGYLLGVTVPIGPGVIRASYSHVKYDFNRVPVFGVNNADPKASKLALGYVHNLSKRTALYGTVARVSNKNGAGLTVGAGPSYATTFNRTALQAKSSMGYEFGIRHTF, from the coding sequence ATGAAAAAATCCCTGCTTGTTCTGGCTGCCATCGCAGCCTGCGGCGCCGCGTCGGCGCAATCGACCGTGACCCTGTTCGGCGTGGTCGATGCCGCCTACCGCAACGTAGCGAACAAGAGCGTTTCGACCAACCCCTTCGGCCCCGCCTACAGCGTGAAGGCCAGCCGCACCGAGCTGGCAAATTCGGGCCTGAGCTCGAGCCGTCTCGGCTTCCGCGGCGTGGAAGACCTGGGCGGCGGCCTGTCGGCCAGCTTCTGGCTCGAAGCCCCGATCACCAACGACGACGGCGCCACCGGCGTGTCGAGCTTCACCCGCCGTTCGACGGTGAGCCTGGCAGGCAGCTTCGGCGAACTGCGCCTGGGCCGCGACAAGACCGCGACGGTGATGAACGAAGAACAGTTCGATCCGTTCGGCGACACCGGCATCGGCGGCTCGCTGATCATCGACGCCAACGAAGCCAGCCTGTCGGGCAGCGGCTACGGCAGCAACAGCACCTACAAGCGCGCCAGCAACATGGTGCAGTACTTCCTGCCGCGCCTGGGCGGCCTGTACGGCAACGTGGCCTACGGCCTGGCCGAGCAGACGCGCCTGTCGCCCGACACCGCCGCCAGCACCAACACCGGCCGCCACATCGGCGGGCGCCTGGGCTACACGACGGGTCCGTTCGACATCGCCGCCAGCTACGCGCAGAACGACACCAGTTTCACGACCGGCAGCGGCGCCGCCGCGGTGGCACGTCCGGGCAAGATCAAGACCTTCAACCTCGGCGCGACCTACGACTTCGGCGTGGCCAAGCTGTTCGGTGAAGTCTCGCGTTCGAAGGACGAGCGCAACGCGCTGAACATCTTCTCCACCGGCCAGGACGTGGACCTCACGGGCTACCTGCTGGGCGTGACCGTGCCGATCGGCCCGGGCGTGATCCGCGCGTCGTACTCGCACGTCAAGTACGACTTCAACCGCGTGCCCGTGTTCGGCGTGAACAACGCCGACCCGAAGGCCAGCAAGCTCGCGCTGGGCTACGTGCACAACCTGTCCAAGCGCACCGCGCTGTACGGCACGGTCGCGCGCGTCAGCAACAAGAACGGCGCCGGCCTCACGGTGGGTGCAGGCCCGTCGTACGCCACCACGTTCAACCGCACGGCGCTGCAGGCCAAGAGCTCGATGGGCTACGAGTTCGGCATCCGCCACACGTTCTGA
- a CDS encoding ornithine cyclodeaminase: MTRFIDVHSLVRLVDETGVPQFLVTLADALRDDFLRWREFDKKARVASHSHLGVIELMPVADDGAYAFKYVNGHPHNTQVGLPTVMAFGVLAEVDTGYPVLLSELTLTTALRTAATSAMAAKALARPDARSLAIIGNGSQSEFQALAFHALLGIGQVRVFDTDPHATDKLVRHLAACTPMEIVRAGSTAEAVRGADIVTTITAYQGHATVLTPEMIEPGMHINAVGGDSPGKTELHPDVLRGARVFVEYEPQTRIEGEIQQLPPDFPVHELWRVLLGEVPGRERPEQVTVFDSVGFALEDYTALRCIQQLALERGVGRQIALVPELDDPKDLFGLTASGRRRAVLRRAA; encoded by the coding sequence ATGACCCGCTTCATCGATGTTCACAGCCTGGTTCGCCTGGTGGATGAGACCGGCGTCCCGCAATTCCTCGTCACCCTGGCCGACGCGCTGCGCGACGATTTTCTGCGCTGGCGCGAGTTCGACAAGAAGGCGCGCGTGGCCAGCCATTCGCACCTGGGCGTGATCGAACTCATGCCCGTGGCCGACGACGGCGCCTACGCTTTCAAGTACGTCAACGGCCATCCGCACAACACGCAGGTCGGCCTGCCCACGGTCATGGCCTTCGGGGTGCTGGCCGAGGTCGACACGGGCTACCCCGTGCTGCTGTCCGAACTCACGCTCACCACCGCGCTGCGCACGGCCGCCACCTCGGCCATGGCCGCCAAGGCGCTGGCGCGGCCCGACGCGCGCAGCCTGGCCATCATCGGCAACGGCTCGCAGAGCGAGTTCCAGGCGCTGGCCTTCCATGCGCTGCTGGGCATCGGGCAGGTGCGCGTGTTCGACACCGACCCGCACGCCACCGACAAGCTGGTGCGCCACCTCGCGGCCTGCACGCCGATGGAGATCGTGCGCGCCGGCTCCACCGCCGAGGCGGTGCGCGGCGCCGACATCGTGACCACCATCACCGCCTACCAGGGCCACGCGACGGTGCTCACGCCCGAGATGATCGAGCCCGGCATGCACATCAACGCCGTGGGCGGCGATTCGCCCGGCAAGACCGAGCTGCACCCCGATGTGCTGCGCGGCGCGCGCGTGTTCGTCGAGTACGAGCCGCAGACCCGCATCGAGGGGGAGATCCAGCAGCTGCCGCCCGACTTCCCGGTGCACGAGCTGTGGCGCGTGCTGCTGGGCGAAGTGCCGGGGCGCGAGCGGCCCGAGCAGGTGACGGTGTTCGACTCGGTCGGCTTCGCGCTGGAGGACTACACGGCGCTGCGCTGCATCCAGCAGCTGGCGCTGGAGCGCGGCGTGGGCCGGCAGATCGCGCTGGTGCCCGAGCTCGACGACCCGAAGGACCTGTTCGGTCTCACCGCCTCGGGTCGGCGCCGGGCGGTGCTGCGGCGTGCGGCATGA
- a CDS encoding HAD-IIB family hydrolase — MPSPPLPASPHHLLPLARWPADARAALTGVFTDIDDTLTTDGAITPDALKALADLKAAGLAVVAITGRPVGWSLPFVNSWPVDAIVAENGAVALRPATGGSVEKRYQQDAATRAANFARMQAVLARIEREIPGAGRATDSPGRETDIAIDHSEFVTLDDDTIARVVALMRGEGMHATVSSIHINGWYGDNDKLEGARWIVRELWGRTLDDERDRWAYVGDSTNDQLMFRSFAHSIGVANVARFVPQLEHLPRYVTQGERGAGFAEAAHAVLSAR; from the coding sequence ATGCCTTCGCCTCCCCTGCCCGCTTCGCCCCACCACCTGTTGCCGCTCGCGCGCTGGCCCGCCGACGCGCGCGCGGCGCTCACCGGCGTGTTCACCGACATCGACGACACGCTCACCACCGACGGCGCGATCACGCCCGACGCATTGAAGGCGCTGGCCGACCTCAAGGCCGCGGGCCTCGCGGTGGTTGCGATCACCGGCCGGCCCGTGGGCTGGAGCCTGCCGTTCGTGAACAGCTGGCCGGTCGATGCGATCGTGGCCGAGAACGGCGCGGTGGCGCTGCGGCCCGCCACGGGCGGCAGTGTCGAGAAGCGCTACCAGCAGGACGCCGCCACGCGCGCCGCCAACTTCGCGCGCATGCAGGCCGTGCTGGCACGCATCGAGCGCGAGATTCCCGGCGCCGGCCGCGCCACCGACTCGCCCGGGCGCGAGACCGACATCGCGATCGACCACAGCGAGTTCGTGACGCTCGACGACGACACCATCGCGCGCGTCGTCGCGCTGATGCGCGGCGAAGGCATGCACGCCACCGTGAGCAGCATCCACATCAACGGCTGGTACGGCGACAACGACAAGCTCGAAGGCGCGCGCTGGATCGTGCGCGAACTCTGGGGCCGCACGCTCGACGACGAGAGGGACCGCTGGGCCTACGTGGGCGACTCCACCAACGACCAGCTGATGTTCCGCAGCTTCGCGCACAGCATCGGCGTGGCGAACGTCGCGCGCTTCGTGCCGCAGCTGGAGCACCTGCCGCGCTACGTGACGCAGGGCGAGCGCGGCGCGGGGTTTGCCGAGGCTGCGCACGCGGTGCTGTCGGCGCGCTGA
- a CDS encoding histone deacetylase family protein, with product MLTIYNDQHALHQGKVEMFRGELVPCFEVPARVDHVRHELERRGLGLLQSPDALDDALLAKVHAPRYLDFIAGAWDEWVALDPANASRDALPSYWPTRGMRTDVLPQSFPARLGLFSFDAGTPLTAGSWAAARQGAACAWTAAQRVIGGERSAFALTRPPGHHAGADFFGGYCFVNNAAVAAQALRDAGVERVAVLDVDYHHGNGTQAIFYERSDVHFASLHGDPLTDYPYYLGHADERGAGAGEGFNHNLPLPRGTDFAAWRAALKTAIDGIAKVKAGALVVSLGVDTFEGDPISGFRLKSDDYLRMGEDLARLGLPTVFVFEGGYAVAEVGVNTVNVLEGFAQK from the coding sequence ATGCTCACCATCTACAACGACCAGCACGCGCTGCACCAAGGCAAAGTCGAAATGTTCCGGGGCGAGCTGGTGCCCTGCTTCGAGGTGCCCGCGCGCGTCGACCATGTGAGGCACGAACTGGAACGGCGCGGCCTCGGCCTGTTGCAGTCGCCCGACGCGCTCGACGATGCCCTGCTGGCGAAGGTGCATGCGCCGCGCTACCTGGACTTCATCGCCGGCGCGTGGGACGAATGGGTGGCGCTCGATCCGGCCAATGCCTCGCGCGATGCCTTGCCTTCTTACTGGCCCACGCGCGGCATGCGCACCGACGTGCTGCCGCAGAGTTTTCCGGCGCGCCTGGGCCTCTTCTCGTTCGATGCGGGGACACCGCTCACGGCCGGCAGCTGGGCCGCGGCGCGACAGGGCGCCGCCTGCGCGTGGACCGCGGCGCAGCGCGTCATCGGCGGCGAGCGCAGCGCCTTCGCGCTCACGCGCCCGCCGGGCCACCATGCGGGCGCCGATTTCTTCGGCGGCTACTGCTTCGTCAACAACGCCGCCGTCGCCGCGCAGGCACTGCGCGATGCGGGTGTCGAGCGCGTGGCGGTGCTCGACGTCGACTACCACCACGGCAACGGCACGCAGGCGATCTTCTACGAGCGCAGCGACGTGCACTTCGCCAGCCTGCATGGCGATCCGCTCACCGACTACCCGTATTACCTCGGCCACGCCGACGAGCGCGGCGCGGGGGCGGGCGAGGGCTTCAACCACAACCTTCCGCTGCCGCGCGGCACCGACTTTGCGGCCTGGCGCGCGGCGCTCAAGACGGCGATCGACGGCATCGCGAAGGTCAAGGCCGGCGCGCTCGTGGTGTCGCTGGGCGTCGACACCTTCGAGGGCGACCCGATCTCGGGCTTCAGGCTGAAGAGCGACGACTACCTGCGCATGGGCGAAGACCTCGCGCGCCTGGGGTTGCCGACGGTGTTCGTGTTCGAAGGCGGTTATGCGGTGGCCGAAGTGGGTGTGAACACGGTGAACGTGCTCGAAGGCTTCGCGCAGAAGTAA